TCACTTGAGGACCTGGAACCTTATGCGTTGGCACGGCGACTGCTTGAATTCCTGAAAATAAGGGTAAAAACCCTGGACTTAGGGGTAAAACGAGGCAATATTGCTCAATAAACGGGCGATTTGCCCGCAAAGAGGAGATATTTTGTCCCATGACTGAGCGAGGCAGTATCATCGTTGTCGACGATGACAATGAAATGCGGGAGATGGTGACCGAGTTTCTTTCTAAAGCTGGTTACCAGGTGACGGCCTTTCCATTAGCGACCAAGGCCTTTGAGCATCTTAAAGCGATTGTGGACACCGAAGGCAACCTGGATTGTGTAGATCTAGTCCTGTCCGATATTCAAATGCCTGAGATGGATGGAATTGAGTTTGTTGAGCGGATGAAGCGGCTCTGTTCCGAGGTGCCGGTGATCCTCATCACCGCCTTTGGTAGCATTGAATCAGCCATTGAAGCCACCCGAGTGGGAGCTTACGACTACATTGTAAAGCCCTTTAAGCTCGCCGAAGTGGAAGTGCGGGTCGCTCGTGGCGTGCAGGTTCGCCGTTTGAAAATGGAAAACCAGGTGTTGCGCACTGAAGTGCAGAGAAACTGGTCGGCCGGCAAGTTGATCGGCAAGTCCAAGGCCATGCATTCGGTGTTTGAGTTGGTGGATCGCGTGTCCAAGGCCAACGCCAATGTGTTGATCACGGGAGAAAGCGGAACAGGGAAAGAAATGGTGGCCAGAGCCATTCACGAAGGGGGGCCACGGGCCAATCGCCCCTTTGTGGCCATTAACTGTACGGCCATTCCTGAAACCCTTTTGGAGTCAGAACTCTTTGGTCATGCCAAAGGTTCATTTACCGGGGCGGTTAATCGCAAGCGCGGTTTGTTTGAAGAGGCTGAAGGCGGAACCCTATTTTTGGATGAGATTGGCGATCTGGACATGGCTCTTCAGGCGAAACTGTTGCGTGTTTTACAGGAGCGCAAGATCAAGGCTGTTGGTGACAACACCTACAAAGACATTGATGTGCGCATTGTAGCGGCGACTCACAAAGATCTCAGTGAGGCCATTAAGGATGGCCGATTCCGTGAGGACCTGTATTATCGTTTGGCCGTGATTCCTATTCACATTCCTCCTCTGCGTCATCGTAAGGAGGACATTCCGATTCTGGCGAGATTCTTTTTGCAAAAGTATGGTTCTGCCAATAACTCTCCTGTGAAGGGGTTTTCCTCTTCAGCAGTCGAAAAGCTGATGAATTACCGCTGGGATGGAAACGTCCGTGAATTGGAAAACATCATTGAGCGTGTCGTAGTTCTGAGTACCAAGGAAATTATCGATGCTCCGGACCTGCCAGTTTCTGGTGGAACAGACACCGTTGAGGAGTTTTTTGCTACGGCGGTTTCCAGTTTGCCAACCGTCGCCGACTTGGAGCGCCGCTATATTAAGTATGTTTTAGATAAGACCGGCGGTCGCAAGGAAAAAGCCTCACAGATTCTGGGCATTAACCGCAGAACTTTGTATCGTAAAGAGCGCGAGTATGGCTTTGTGGACGACGGGCCTAAGAAGCCGGAGATGCCGGTACAGGCAGAAACTTCGGAGTTGCACCGGGGAGTGGAGTCGCCCCCCACGTTACCTCACTAACGGGCAAGAGAGTGCTGGGCATTCACTCGCAGGTGGCGAAAGTCCTTATTGTATTTGTGGAAGCTGAAGGGTGAAAGTAAAGCGAGTGCCTTTGCCCTCGGTGGATTCAACAAAAATCGTCCCCGACATTTCATTGATAATCCGATTGACGATGGACAGGCCAAGGCCTGTCCCCTGTCCCGTGGGTTTTGTGGTAAAAAAGGGCTCAAACACCTTTTTTAGGTTTTCTGGGGCAATTCCACAGCCACTATCTTCAATGGTGATCTCGGCACGATCCACAGTGCGACGACCAAGAACACGAATATATTGAGCATTTTTTTCTGCGGAATCGTCTC
This is a stretch of genomic DNA from Pseudobdellovibrionaceae bacterium. It encodes these proteins:
- a CDS encoding sigma-54-dependent Fis family transcriptional regulator yields the protein MTERGSIIVVDDDNEMREMVTEFLSKAGYQVTAFPLATKAFEHLKAIVDTEGNLDCVDLVLSDIQMPEMDGIEFVERMKRLCSEVPVILITAFGSIESAIEATRVGAYDYIVKPFKLAEVEVRVARGVQVRRLKMENQVLRTEVQRNWSAGKLIGKSKAMHSVFELVDRVSKANANVLITGESGTGKEMVARAIHEGGPRANRPFVAINCTAIPETLLESELFGHAKGSFTGAVNRKRGLFEEAEGGTLFLDEIGDLDMALQAKLLRVLQERKIKAVGDNTYKDIDVRIVAATHKDLSEAIKDGRFREDLYYRLAVIPIHIPPLRHRKEDIPILARFFLQKYGSANNSPVKGFSSSAVEKLMNYRWDGNVRELENIIERVVVLSTKEIIDAPDLPVSGGTDTVEEFFATAVSSLPTVADLERRYIKYVLDKTGGRKEKASQILGINRRTLYRKEREYGFVDDGPKKPEMPVQAETSELHRGVESPPTLPH